Proteins co-encoded in one Desulfovibrio inopinatus DSM 10711 genomic window:
- a CDS encoding portal protein, translating to MFVQSNTEYLAELEAQARAEDQARQAEQVAASLAAYVEKCWQAAKNAKSDIEEVMFSALRQRNGEYDPGILEKIGAAGGTSTIYMMLTDEKCTAAASWLEDILLPADDKAWGTRPTPVPDVPPQMEQAISQKIMMNAQQIMMQTGQQIPPQAMQQLLEEMKEKLKQQVEKVAASEEEKIEREIEDVLLESNFRRAFREFIDDLVTFPAAFLKGPFIKLEKRLVWGANGERAAEDTQVLGFERVSPFDIFPAPLSRTMDDGYIIERHRFTRSDLLDLRGLPAFNADEIDMVLMVYRFGVGGLRLDATDTNTREYLEGRRNWQDDPEGRLEALQFWGRVQGSMLLEYGMDDSQIPDPLMEYDAEVWIVGGRVIKAELNGDPLGRRPYHKACLRNKPGSFWGQSIPQLIRDVQDVCNAAARNLVDNVAMSSGPQVMVDVSALQEGEPVEDIRPWRVWPINRYDMGGASAKPIEFYQPPIVVNELMALYQWAAAEADNKSGIPKYSYGQGGESGALKTATGLSMMMKAATKQIQQVVRNIDNDVVEPVINRVFEYLIYFFNKPYRGDIKLIARGSSGVLVKEQLQVRRNEFLQLVLSSPIVHQIVGDMGIAELLRAHVRDLDINADDVVPTPEQIQQQAMMRQMQMMQMARQQQAMAAAQGKGQPGKPQKPQQLEASGATKGGKQAALFGGARAMGGPVEEGQAYLVGEDGPEIIVPDEDGTVIPNANTFQSRDPSSPMSLMGDSQRNAILGQLAQRGEQLEWGGKSYDPRSLMSQQVAQRFGFQDEQTGTIDPRFQQVFDYAFNLAQGGASR from the coding sequence ATGTTTGTCCAATCGAACACCGAATATCTGGCCGAACTGGAAGCACAGGCTCGGGCCGAGGACCAGGCGAGACAGGCCGAGCAGGTTGCCGCGTCTCTGGCCGCCTATGTCGAAAAGTGTTGGCAGGCCGCCAAGAACGCCAAGTCCGACATTGAAGAGGTCATGTTCTCCGCCTTGCGTCAGCGTAACGGCGAATACGATCCCGGCATTCTCGAAAAGATCGGCGCGGCCGGCGGGACATCAACTATATATATGATGCTCACTGACGAGAAATGCACGGCGGCCGCGTCCTGGCTTGAAGATATTTTGCTGCCTGCCGATGACAAAGCTTGGGGAACACGACCCACGCCCGTGCCTGATGTGCCGCCGCAGATGGAACAGGCCATCAGTCAGAAAATCATGATGAACGCCCAGCAGATCATGATGCAGACCGGTCAACAGATTCCGCCTCAGGCCATGCAGCAGTTGCTCGAAGAGATGAAGGAGAAGCTCAAACAGCAGGTCGAAAAAGTTGCGGCGTCGGAGGAAGAAAAGATCGAACGGGAGATTGAGGATGTGTTGCTGGAATCGAACTTTCGGCGGGCCTTCCGGGAGTTCATCGACGACCTGGTGACGTTTCCGGCCGCATTTTTGAAGGGACCGTTTATCAAGCTGGAAAAGCGCCTTGTCTGGGGGGCGAATGGGGAGCGTGCAGCCGAGGACACGCAGGTGCTGGGGTTCGAGCGAGTCAGTCCGTTTGATATTTTTCCGGCTCCGCTTTCGCGCACCATGGACGACGGCTACATCATCGAGCGCCACCGTTTCACCCGGTCTGACCTCTTGGACTTGCGCGGCTTGCCCGCGTTCAATGCCGATGAAATCGACATGGTTCTCATGGTTTATCGTTTCGGTGTGGGCGGGTTGCGTCTCGATGCCACGGACACGAATACGCGGGAATATCTCGAAGGCCGACGCAACTGGCAGGATGATCCCGAAGGCCGTTTGGAAGCCTTGCAGTTCTGGGGGCGTGTTCAGGGTTCGATGCTCCTTGAGTACGGCATGGATGACAGTCAGATCCCGGACCCGCTCATGGAGTACGACGCCGAGGTCTGGATTGTCGGCGGACGGGTTATCAAGGCTGAGTTGAACGGCGATCCTCTGGGACGTCGGCCCTATCACAAGGCCTGTCTGCGCAATAAACCGGGCTCGTTCTGGGGGCAATCCATCCCGCAGCTTATCCGGGACGTGCAGGACGTGTGCAACGCGGCGGCCCGGAATCTAGTCGATAACGTGGCCATGTCGAGCGGTCCTCAGGTCATGGTCGATGTGTCGGCGTTGCAGGAGGGTGAGCCTGTCGAGGATATCCGGCCGTGGCGAGTGTGGCCCATCAATCGTTATGACATGGGCGGAGCATCGGCCAAACCGATCGAATTTTACCAACCGCCGATTGTCGTCAATGAACTCATGGCGCTCTATCAATGGGCCGCTGCCGAAGCCGACAACAAGAGCGGCATTCCCAAGTATTCCTATGGTCAGGGCGGCGAGAGCGGCGCTTTAAAAACCGCCACAGGGCTGTCCATGATGATGAAGGCGGCCACGAAGCAGATTCAGCAGGTCGTGCGTAATATCGACAACGATGTGGTCGAACCGGTCATTAATCGGGTGTTCGAGTATCTCATTTACTTCTTCAACAAGCCCTACCGGGGCGACATCAAACTGATTGCACGCGGTTCGTCCGGCGTTCTGGTCAAGGAACAGCTCCAGGTGCGGCGCAACGAGTTTCTGCAACTCGTGTTGTCCAGTCCCATTGTCCATCAGATCGTCGGCGACATGGGCATTGCCGAGCTGTTGCGTGCTCATGTGCGTGATCTCGACATCAATGCCGACGATGTCGTGCCCACTCCCGAACAGATTCAGCAGCAAGCCATGATGCGTCAAATGCAGATGATGCAGATGGCCCGGCAGCAACAGGCCATGGCGGCGGCTCAAGGCAAGGGGCAACCGGGAAAGCCGCAAAAGCCCCAGCAACTTGAAGCGTCCGGCGCGACCAAGGGCGGGAAACAGGCCGCCCTGTTCGGTGGGGCGCGGGCTATGGGCGGACCGGTCGAGGAAGGACAAGCCTATCTTGTCGGGGAGGACGGCCCGGAGATCATCGTTCCTGACGAGGACGGCACCGTCATTCCCAACGCCAATACCTTCCAGTCCCGCGATCCGTCATCTCCGATGTCCCTTATGGGCGACAGCCAGCGTAACGCCATTCTCGGCCAGCTTGCCCAGCGCGGCGAGCAACTGGAGTGGGGTGGCAAGTCCTATGATCCGCGCAGTTTGATGAGCCAGCAGGTCGCCCAACGCTTTGGATTCCAGGACGAGCAGACCGGGACTATTGATCCCCGGTTCCAGCAGGTCTTTGATTATGCCTTTAACCTCGCTCAAGGCGGTGCATCCCGATGA